In Pseudomonadales bacterium, a single window of DNA contains:
- a CDS encoding tyrosine-type recombinase/integrase, translating into MNALAAAHLGQEVTAFLKYKRALGHSYRRGEATLRSFEHFARHGRGPRSRIDLEATIRTWLLRRPGRKPVTLANDLGAVRQFCLYLRRSDPAAFVPPVSLAPQTESLYVPYIFSLEEIRRLIHATQHYHGHNFWPEMFRMLLIATYCTGLRLGETVRLLRSDLDNARWVLHIRESKGRSRDVPFQADLAQVFARYLRQRDELLHALGRANEPALFVGLNGDGVTVRATSDAIRRLLRRLGMKSPMGRCGPRPYDLRHAFAVHRLTAWYHDGVDLHASLPWLSAYMGHVNVLGTEVYLHATAELLEIAADRFAARFAQPGGWS; encoded by the coding sequence ATGAACGCTCTGGCAGCGGCGCACCTTGGGCAGGAAGTCACCGCCTTCCTGAAGTACAAACGCGCGCTCGGGCATTCGTACCGACGCGGCGAGGCGACGCTGCGCAGCTTCGAGCACTTTGCCCGCCACGGTAGAGGACCGCGGTCTCGGATCGACTTGGAGGCTACGATCCGGACGTGGCTGTTACGCCGCCCCGGACGCAAGCCGGTCACCCTTGCGAACGACCTCGGCGCGGTGCGGCAGTTCTGCTTGTACCTGCGCCGTAGTGACCCCGCGGCGTTTGTGCCGCCGGTCAGTTTGGCGCCGCAGACTGAATCGCTCTACGTCCCGTATATTTTCTCGCTGGAGGAGATCCGTCGGCTGATCCATGCGACACAGCACTATCACGGACACAATTTCTGGCCCGAAATGTTCCGGATGTTGCTGATTGCGACCTATTGCACGGGTTTGCGCTTGGGCGAGACAGTCCGGCTCCTGCGGTCCGATCTCGACAATGCGCGCTGGGTGCTACATATCCGTGAGAGCAAGGGGCGAAGCCGTGATGTGCCGTTCCAGGCCGACTTGGCACAGGTGTTCGCGCGCTATCTTCGCCAACGCGACGAACTGCTGCATGCCCTTGGCCGAGCGAACGAACCGGCACTGTTTGTCGGACTGAACGGGGACGGCGTCACGGTGCGTGCGACATCGGATGCGATCCGCCGCCTTTTGCGCCGGCTGGGCATGAAGAGCCCGATGGGCCGCTGCGGACCCCGCCCGTACGACCTGCGTCACGCATTTGCCGTCCACCGACTCACGGCCTGGTACCACGACGGTGTCGACTTGCACGCCAGCCTGCCATGGCTCTCGGCCTACATGGGGCACGTCAACGTACTCGGTACCGAAGTCTATCTTCACGCTACGGCGGAGCTGCTCGAAATTGCCGCTGATCGTTTTGCCGCGCGGTTCGCGCAGCCGGGAGGGTGGTCATGA
- a CDS encoding site-specific integrase, translating to MSRVCDATLLSSVEAYFRGYLIQTRGTSAHTIRAYRDTLRLLFRFLADRRNCPVAELTLDDLHVDAILAFLAHLETVRANSVASRNARLAAIRSFFRHLVEHDLPRAGQYQRVLSIPNKRAHLGAAQYLEPPDVKSLLTQPDRTTTAGRRDYALMLFLYNTGARISEALGVRAEHLSLILPRRVRLFGKGGKERLCPLWHETTEALAQLLAVGSDSPEGYVFCNRNGQQLTRDGAAYLLRKYAGMAVRTCPQLRRRRITPHVLRHSCAVALLQAGVDITVIRDYLGHASITTTSRYVATNLQMKRDALELFWSRSGLLPTRPRPWKPKPDVLTYLASVGSTPHYYPEQSDCETRK from the coding sequence ATGAGCAGAGTTTGCGATGCCACTCTTCTGTCGTCGGTCGAAGCATACTTTCGCGGCTACCTGATCCAGACCCGAGGCACCAGTGCTCACACGATCCGTGCCTATCGCGACACGTTGCGACTGCTGTTCAGGTTCCTCGCCGACCGGCGCAACTGTCCGGTCGCAGAACTTACCCTCGATGACCTTCACGTCGATGCCATCCTTGCATTCTTGGCACATCTCGAGACGGTGCGGGCCAATAGTGTCGCGAGCCGTAATGCCCGCTTGGCGGCCATCCGTAGCTTCTTCCGCCACCTTGTCGAACACGACCTGCCACGCGCCGGACAATATCAACGCGTGCTGTCGATACCGAATAAGCGAGCACATCTCGGCGCAGCGCAGTACCTCGAGCCGCCGGATGTTAAATCACTCCTCACCCAGCCCGACCGCACCACTACGGCTGGACGCCGCGACTACGCGCTGATGCTCTTCTTGTACAACACCGGCGCTCGTATCAGCGAGGCGCTCGGCGTACGCGCCGAACACCTGTCCTTGATCCTGCCGCGACGCGTGCGGCTGTTCGGCAAGGGAGGCAAGGAGCGACTGTGCCCTCTGTGGCATGAGACGACAGAGGCGCTGGCGCAACTGCTGGCAGTTGGCTCAGACTCACCCGAAGGTTACGTGTTCTGTAACCGAAACGGCCAGCAGTTGACCCGAGATGGAGCTGCATACCTGTTACGTAAATATGCGGGTATGGCAGTTCGTACCTGCCCACAGCTACGCCGCCGACGCATCACACCTCACGTTCTGCGCCACAGCTGCGCAGTGGCACTGCTGCAGGCCGGTGTCGATATCACGGTAATACGCGACTATCTCGGACACGCCAGCATTACCACCACCAGTCGCTACGTCGCGACGAATTTGCAGATGAAACGCGACGCACTGGAGTTATTCTGGAGCCGATCGGGACTTCTCCCGACTCGTCCGCGGCCGTGGAAGCCGAAGCCCGATGTGCTCACCTATCTCGCGTCGGTCGGATCGACGCCCCATTATTATCCGGAGCAATCAGATTGTGAAACTCGAAAATGA